From Mucilaginibacter rubeus, a single genomic window includes:
- a CDS encoding DUF1080 domain-containing protein encodes MLKRRHLFPMLSIAVLFCLPFLLALKSADAPPKVKWEQLFNGKDLKDWTVKIRKHKLNENFGNTFRIVDGKIQVNYDQYSKFDEQYGHLFYKKPFSYYLIAVEYRFTGDQVKDGPGWAYRNSGVMIHGQDPKTMGLDQDFPVSIEVQLLGGNGKDKRPTANVCTPGTQYVLDNSVVKSHCLDSKSATFHGDQWVRVEALVLGDSLVVHYVNGDEVLRYQRPQLDPVGGAEEGALLKSGTISLQSESHPVEFRKVEIVNLEKYAHDPQKLAGVIQQLTAEKRIPKQ; translated from the coding sequence ATGTTGAAACGCCGTCACCTATTCCCGATGCTGAGTATCGCAGTGTTATTCTGCCTGCCCTTTCTGTTGGCCCTTAAAAGCGCGGATGCTCCGCCTAAAGTTAAATGGGAGCAGCTTTTTAACGGGAAAGATTTAAAAGATTGGACTGTTAAGATCAGGAAGCATAAATTGAATGAAAATTTCGGCAATACCTTCAGGATTGTGGATGGTAAAATACAAGTGAATTATGATCAGTATTCAAAATTTGACGAGCAATATGGCCATTTGTTTTACAAAAAGCCTTTTTCATATTACCTTATAGCAGTAGAGTATCGTTTTACGGGTGATCAGGTTAAGGACGGTCCCGGATGGGCGTATCGCAACAGCGGCGTCATGATACATGGTCAGGACCCAAAAACCATGGGTCTCGATCAGGATTTTCCTGTTTCAATTGAGGTTCAGCTGCTGGGAGGTAATGGCAAGGATAAAAGGCCGACGGCCAACGTTTGTACGCCGGGCACCCAATATGTATTGGATAACTCTGTTGTTAAAAGCCATTGCCTGGATTCAAAATCAGCAACCTTTCATGGCGACCAATGGGTTAGGGTGGAAGCATTGGTATTGGGTGACTCACTGGTTGTGCATTATGTAAACGGTGATGAGGTATTACGTTATCAGCGCCCGCAATTAGACCCGGTAGGTGGGGCAGAAGAGGGAGCGCTGTTAAAAAGCGGTACAATTTCTTTACAAAGCGAAAGTCATCCCGTAGAATTCAGAAAGGTGGAAATTGTTAATTTAGAAAAGTATGCGCATGACCCTCAAAAACTGGCGGGCGTGATACAGCAATTAACAGCCGAAAAACGTATCCCGAAGCAATAA